Proteins co-encoded in one Centropristis striata isolate RG_2023a ecotype Rhode Island chromosome 24, C.striata_1.0, whole genome shotgun sequence genomic window:
- the LOC131962962 gene encoding cyclic nucleotide-gated channel cone photoreceptor subunit alpha-like, with the protein MMRFGKSSVGPAEPGPSSQGTEGNMGSRSSDGQKALAAQNMNNCNNNDGKKDDKKDEKKDDKKDEKKDEKKDDKKDDKKDDKKDDKKDDKKDDKKDDKKDDKKKDEKKEEPKEVWIMDPATDTYYYWLCTISVPVFYNLMLLVARSCFNELQYSYLTTWLVLDYVSDLLYCIDTFVRIRTGFLEQGLLVRDDKLLLERYKKTRQFRLDVLSLLPTDILFCVVGINNPELRFNRLFRLARLFEFFDRTETRTNFPNIFRIGNLVLYIIIIIHWNACLYFAISKMLGFGSDTWVYPDIKKPVNARLLRQYIYCFYWSTLTLTTIGETPPPVRDVEYFFVVSDFLTGVLIFATIVGNVGAMISNMSVARAEFQAKVDSIKQYMQFRKVTKDLETRVVKWFDYLWTEEKTCDEKQVLRNLPDKLKAEIAINVHLETLKKVRIFQDCEAGLLVELVLKLQPQVFSPGDYICKKGDIGREMYIIKGGKLAVVADDGVTQFVVLSDGAYFGEISILGIKGSKAGNRRTANIRSVGYSDLFALSKDDLMEALTEYPDAKYALEEKGRAILMKDNLIDENLVNAVEASELEDKVNKIFSSYEVMSTKFRKLTAHYESSQRKLKQRLTNLSNQVRTFRGDDE; encoded by the exons ATGATGCGCTTTGGGAAGAGCAGTGTTGGCCCAGCAGAGCCCGGCCCCAGCAGCCAGGGGACGGAGGGGAACATGGGGAGCAGG TCCAGTGATGGTCAGAAGGCCCTGGCTGCACAAAACATGAACAACTGCAACAACAATGATGG CAAAAAGGACGACAAGAAAGACGAGAAAAAAGACGACAAGAAAGACGAGAAAAAAGACGAGAAAAAAGACGACAAGAAAGATGACAAGAAAGACGACAAAAAAGACGACAAAAAGGATGACAAGAAAGACGATAAGAAGGATGATAAGAAAGATGACAAGAAAAAGgatgagaaaaaagaagaacc GAAGGAGGTGTGGATCATGGACCCTGCCACAGATACATACTACTACTGGTTGTGCACAATATCCGTCCCAGTGTTCTACAACCTGATGCTCCTAGTGGCCAG GTCTTGTTTTAATGAACTGCAGTATAGCTATTTGACAACGTGGCTGGTTTTGGACTACGTTTCTGATCTCCTTTACTGCATTGACACCTTTGTAAGAATCAGGACAG GTTTTCTGGAGCAAGGTCTTCTTGTAAGGGATGACAAGCTCTTGCTAGAGAGGTACAAGAAGACACGGCAGTTCAGATTGGATGTCTTGTCACTCCTTCCCACAGATATTTTATTCTGCGTTGTTGGAATTAACAATCCAGAGTTGAGGTTCAACCGTCTTTTCAGGTTGGCCCGACTATTTGAGTTCTTTGACCGGACTGAAACCCGAACAAATTTCCCCAACATCTTCAGAATTGGAAATCTTGTACtttacatcatcatcattatccaCTGGAATGCTTGCCTCTACTTTGCCATCTCCAAGATGCTTGGCTTCGGCTCGGACACCTGGGTATATCCAGACATCAAAAAACCTGTGAATGCACGCCTGCTCAGACAGTACATCTACTGCTTTTACTGGTCCACTCTTACCCTGACCACAATTGGTGAGACACCACCTCCAGTCCGAGATGTTGAATACTTTTTTGTGGTGTCTGACTTCCTCACTGGGGTTCTGATCTTTGCTACAATTGTCGGCAATGTTGGTGCCATGATTTCCAACATGAGTGTTGCACGTGCGGAGTTCCAGGCTAAGGTTGACTCTATCAAGCAATACATGCAGTTTCGAAAGGTTACCAAAGACTTGGAGACAAGGGTTGTGAAGTGGTTCGACTACCTGTGGACAGAGGAGAAAACCTGCGATGAGAAGCAAGTCCTAAGGAACCTGCCCGACAAGCTTAAGGCTGAAATAGCCATCAACGTCCACCTggagactttaaaaaaagtgcGTATCTTTCAAGATTGTGAAGCAGGTTTGCTAGTTGAGTTGGTCCTTAAGCTTCAGCCACAAGTTTTCAGTCCTGGGGACTACATCTGCAAGAAGGGGGACATTGGCAGGGAAATGTATATCATCAAAGGAGGAAAGCTGGCGGTGGTAGCAGATGATGGGGTTACCCAGTTTGTGGTCCTCAGTGATGGGGCATACTTTGGAGAAATCAGCATCCTTGGAATCAAGGGCAGTAAGGCAGGAAACCGAAGGACAGCCAACATCCGAAGTGTGGGCTACTCTGATCTGTTCGCGCTGTCCAAGGACGATCTGATGGAGGCGCTCACTGAGTATCCTGATGCTAAATATGCTCTGGAGGAGAAGGGACGGGCCATCCTGATGAAAGACAATCTCATAGATGAGAATCTGGTCAATGCCGTCGAGGCTTCTGAATTGGAGGACAAAGTCAACAAGATTTTTTCCAGTTATGAGGTCATGTCAACCAAATTTCGAAAGCTGACGGCACATTATGAATCTTCCCAGCGTAAACTCAAGCAGCGCCTCACTAATCTATCAAACCAGGTCCGAACCTTCAGAGGAGACGATGAATAG